From a single Nematostella vectensis chromosome 3, jaNemVect1.1, whole genome shotgun sequence genomic region:
- the LOC5512603 gene encoding m7GpppX diphosphatase, translating to MADDGDQICAAKKPRLTGQGDGLENFDKFEVIKVLSENVQGKSVCVHGKFQSCDDDAVVLLEKTPFSARNLPIVLSKDTKLSVDMRNDVYGQYIGYPAPTANTIKTTVIYPATAQHIAKYTSQDVFFVYESPELYKTITLPFFEAQKFSIQWVYNILEKKAETERVVFEDGDPETGFVLLPDMKWDQQQVENLYLIAICHKRGIKSLRDLNEEHIPLLKNILNKGRDAIRTKYNVPHSQLRIYVHYQPSYYHFHVHFTHLKFDAPGLGSGKAHLLSDIIDNISTIDSGYYQKKTLPCILREHDKLYQEFKQAGNV from the exons ATGGCGGACGATGGTGACCAAATTTGCGCAGCCAAAAAACCGCGTCTTACAGGGCAAGGAGACGGTCTAGAAAACTTTGATAAGTTTGAGGTTATCAAAGTACTGTCTGAGAACGTACAAGGAAAATCTGTGTGTGTTCATG GGAAGTTTCAGTCctgtgatgatgatgccgtGGTTCTTTTGGAGAAAACACCATTCTCTGCTAGGAATCTCCCCATTGTCTTGTCCAAGGACACCAAACTCTCAGTAGATATGCGTAATGACGTGTATGGGCAGTACATTGGCTATCCAGCACCTACAGCAAATACTATAAAGACAACAGTTATTTACCCTGCAACAGCACAGCACATTGCCAAGTACACAAGTCAggatgttttctttgtttatgaGTCTCCAGAACTCTATAAAACCATAACCCTACCCTTTTTTGAGGCTCAGAAATTTAGTATACAG TGGGTTTATAACATCCTCGAGAAGAAGGCTGAGACCGAGAGGGTAGTGTTTGAGGATGGTGATCCTGAGACAGGTTTTGTACTGCTGCCAGACATGAAGTGGGATCAGCAACAGGTGGAGAACCTGTATCTAATTGCCATCTGCCACAAGCGGGGAATCAAGTCACTGCGGGACTTAAATGAAGAACATATACCCCTTCTGAAAAACATACTTAACAAGGGAAGG GATGCTATCAGGACCAAGTACAATGTTCCACACTCTCAGCTTCGCATCTATGTACATTACCAGCCTTCCTACTATCATTTCCATGTGCACTTCACTCATCTGAAGTTTGATGCCCCAGGCTTAGGCTCGGGGAAGGCTCATCTCCTTAGTGACATTATTGACAATATCAGTACCATTGATAGTGGCTATTACCAGAAGAAGACACTTCCTTGTATACTGAGGGAGCATGATAAATTATATCAAGAGTTCAAGCAAGCAGGAAATGTGTGA